CAAGCAACGTCTGCCCCTGCTGATTCATCTGTTTCAGATACACCCGGGCGGATGCCGTATTCACCAGTGTTCCCCAACCATCCGTGTGCTGACTGCGAAGCTCGCCCTCAATGCTCGCCAGATGCTCAGGCACTTCCTTCGTAACTGCCTCAATGTAATCGTCAAAATTGGAGTGAATAAATTCCACATCAGGATACAACGCAGCTGCTGTGCGTAAAGCCTCTGGCAGATCCGTCTGGATCGGCTGGTGATCACAACCATTCATGAACAACAGATGTGGAGTCGAGGCAAACTTCTCGGCATCCTCCAGATTTTTTATCCCAATATATTCGGGCTTTCTCCGGATCAACCGGAACTTCCATCCCATTACAGTACCAGTTCGCGAACAAAATGCCGAGCACTTCCGAACCATCCGGCGAACGCCAGATCATCTCGGAATAGGGAGATTCGTAACTGTCTGCATCAACCACCGCATTATTGAATCCGGTGGGCTTTACCCCACGCCCAAAGATCGCATTATGAATGTCCGCCTGTTGCAGGATCTGCGGTGCCTGTCCCATATTTCCGAACGAGTCTGGGAAGTATCCCGTCTTGGATATCACACCCAAAGGTCGAGCATCACGATGACCGATGAGCAGATTACGCAAGTTGGCCTCACTGCTAGTCAGAAACTCATCCTGTAACACATACCATGGACCAAAATGGATGCGTCCTTCGCGGATATAACGGTCGAGCCTCTCCTGTTGGTCGGGCCGAACCTGCAAATAATCTTCACGAATAATCGTCTGCCCATCCAGATGGAAATAGCGATATTCCGGGTCCTGATCGAGCGTATCCAGCAGTTTATCCATCAGCTCAATGAGCAGTACATGATGGTGTTCATAAGGCATATACCATTCGCGGTCCCAATGGGTATGCGAGATGAGATGTGCCGTCTTTTTGGTTGTCATGTTGCGTACCTCCTGTCATTAACCTTTGGTTGCTCCGCCCATGCTGAATCCTTTGGACATGTAACGCTGGGAGAAGATATATAGCACAACCGAAGGCATCGTATAAAGTAGTGAAAATGCAGCCAATCTACCGTATTCAACCATACCGTGGCTGCCAAAGAATTGATAAATTGTGACCGATGCCGGAAGTTTCTCCGGTGTCTGGAGCAGGATGTATGGCACGAAGAAGTTGCCCCAACTTCCCGAAAACGTAAATATCGCTATCGTTGCAATACCAGGCAACATCAATGGCGCCACGATTCGTCTCAAACTACTCCACACGGACGCTCCGTCAATCCATGCCGATTCTTCCAAATCGATTGGCACCGAATCCATGAAGTTTTTCATCATCCAGATGCCGTAAGGAAGTGAGGATGCAGTCAGGAACAGCATCGTGGCAATGATGCTATTTTGCATTTTGAAGAACAGAAACATTTGAAATACCGGAACCATCACGGCAGTAATCGGAAGAGCTGTCATGAACAAAATGGATAACAGAAAGCTTTTTTTGAATCTCATTTCATAACGGGATAAAGGATAAGCAGCAAGAACAGATACCAGTACAACCAATATCGCTTGCCCTCCCGACAGAATCAGGCCTACACCGAATGAACGAAGATTGCTCGAATCCCCGAGTACATCCTTGAAATTTTGAATGGTCCAGGTACTGGGCATTTTGATGCCCTGTTGCGCGTTCGGGTCAAATGAAGCCAGAATGATCCAGAGCAGCGGCAATAAAAAACAGAGCCCTAGAAAGACTAGAATCCCGTACTGGATTTTGCGTTGAAGCCCATGTTTGACCATAGGGATCGAACCTCCTTCATGGTTACACTTTCACTTTCATGGATCGCATGTAGAACAGGCTGGCGATAATACCGATGAACAACAGAACCAGAGATATGGCTGTGCCGTATCCAAACTGATAGTTCACAAAAGCCTGGTTGTACATGAAGATCGGTAAGGTTTGTGTTGAAGTACCCGGGCCACCACCGGTCATCGTATAGATCAGCGTGAACACACCCAGTGTCTGTAGGGTAACCAACATCATGTTGGTTACGATGGACCCTTTTACCATTGGAATCGTAATGTGTCTGACAATCTGGAACCCGGTGGCACTGTCAATAATCGCAGCTTCTTCAACTTCCTTCGGGATATCATCCAGTGCCGACTGATAGACCATCATCGAAAAGGCTGTGCCGTGCCAGATATTCGCGATAATGACACTCACCATAGGGAAACTGAACAACCAGGAGACTGGATTCGCTCCAAACCAGCCGAGGATCTGATTCAATGAACCATTGTCACTGAAAAAGGCAACCATACAGAATGCCACGACAATCTCGGGTGTCACCCAACCGGCAATGACGATGATCCCGATGACCCGGCGGAACGTCACATTTTTCTCTTTCATTAGAAGGGCCAGAATGAACCCAAGCAACACCTGACCAATCACTGCGGAGAAGATGAGAAAGACCAGCGTGCGCCAGACACTAATCCGGAAGTCCGGATCATGGAACATATTAATGAAATTCTGGAATCCAACGAACTCCAAACTCTTGGCTGCCGCACCGGTCAGAGCCATATTCGTAAAGGCAAAACAGATCGTCAGAATGATGGGAACAATGAAAAACACAAGTAATAACAGTACGGAAGGCATGAGAAACAGAAATGAACCTGGTGCTTTCCTTTTCATAAGTCACTCTCCATTCGAACCGGAAAAAGGGGAGATTGTGCCTCCCCCTCCGAATATATCGATATCCTTATTTCTCTTCGATGCTGTCAGCGCCAAGGGAACGGGATACGTTGTCCTTTAATTGCGTAACTCCCTCTTCCGGCGTCAGCTTGCCAGAGGCAATACTCTCAACAATGCTTTGCAATTGTGCGGATACCGCTGCATATTGATCGTTCGCTGGACGGAAGTGCGCCACATTCAAGAGTTCCTGTGCTTCTTTGGTATATGGACGCTCCGTATAACCTTCAACTTCTGTGGAATCATTACGTGGGCTGAGGCTGCCTTCCGCTACTACGCGTGCAGTCGCATTTTCCTTATTCATCAGAAACTCGATAAATTTCCAAGCTGCTTCCTTGTTCTTCGCCTGTGCAGGAACAGACCAGGCCCATCCTCCAGACATTGTAGTTGCTCCAGGTTCTTCCCCATTTTGTGTCGGGAATGGTGCAAAGCCTATTTTTTCTTCAACGTTGGCGATTGGAGCAGCACCGTTCTCGGCCCATGTCGAACCTGCCCAGCTACCATCTACAGCCATCGCCAGTTTGTCTTGCGGGAACTGTTGCTGGAATGCAATACTGCCAGCTTGTCCATTCAGGGCAACCTGCATGGTTGGACCTGTTTTATCCGTGTTAAACACTTGATCTATGAATTTGAAGGAATCCAGCAGCCCCGGGCTGTTAACGACCCATTTCTTGCTGGTGTCGTTATACAGCGTATCCGCCGTACCATACAGCAGCATTTCTAGCGTTTGCATGGTAACACCTTCACCGTTCGCTTTGCCCACGATCATATTAAGTGGCGTCACACCCGGCAGTTTTTGCTTGATGGTACGTGCTGCTTCGAGTACTTCTGCCCAGCTTGCAGGTTTGAACGGAACTTCAAGTCCCGCCTGTTGAAACAGTTCCTTGTTGTACCAGATTCCGCGTGTATCCGAAGTAGCCGGAACGCCGTATACCTTTCCGTCTTCACCTGTAACCCCCGCCTTCAGGTTGTCGATGATGTGTTCTTCCCAATCGGACCATCCCTGAACCTGTGTATCCAGCGGCTCCAGATATCCCGCAGCAGCATCGGATTTGATGATGGATGTATCTTCAGCAATGACATCTGGCGCCGTATCCGGGGATTTCATTTGCAGAACCATTTTGGACGTATAATCACCCTCACTTGCCAGTACAGGCGCAATGTTGATTTTGATATCCGGATTTTCTTTCTCGAATTGATCCACCAAACCTGATTGGAAAAACTTCGTAAGTGTATCTTCAGAGCCTGAAGAACGGAACGATACAGTTACTTCCTTCTTGCCGTCACTGGTTATGCCTGTGCTTGAGCTTCCGCCCGAACAGGCTGTAGTAAGAATGAGCAAGGATGTCATAACTGCTGCTACCGGCATTTTCAATGATATTTTTCTCATGATTCGCTCTCCTCTTGTCGGAATTCAACGAACTCCGAACGTTATGATGTACTCGCAGGTTATCTCTTGCTTCCCTATCTATTTCTGTACGCGGAATCCGCAATAATCCATAATCAGTTCACTAAAGAGCATGTTGGACCATGAAAACCATGGACGTGTATATTCATGTGGATTGTTGGCCGAAAAGCCTTCATGGGTCAGTCCGGTATCCGCATCCGTCTTATGGATGAGCTGAAGCAATCGTAGTTTTTCATTGCGATCCTCTGTAGTCAGCCCCTGCATCGATAAAGCGATATGCCAGATGTACCCTTCCGGTGTATGCGGACTCCCGATTCCTGCTGCTGCTGTTCCCTCATAAAAATACGGGTTGTGCGAGGAAAGAATGAAACGGCGTGTATTCTGATACACCTCGTCGTTCTCCTCTACATATCCGAGATAAGGTAAAGACAGCAGGCTCGGCACATTGGCATCATCCATCAGATTGTGATTTCCTTTCCCATCCGTTTCGTACGCATATATGGTTCCATATTCCGGATGTTCAACGGTGCCATAATCCTGAATACCTTTGTTGATCTCTTGCTCCAACTGCTTAGCAGTCGCTGCCAGCGTTTCATCCTCGAACACCGCTTCAGCAATTTCCTGAAGATATCGAAGCGCCACAACAGCGAACATATTGGATGGAATCAGATAACCATATTCACAACGATCGTCGCTGGGACGGAATCCCGACCAGGTCATGCCTGTATAGACTGTTTCAGTACCTCGTCCCTCTCGGGTGAGCGTATCGGTTTCGGGAGCATCCAGACGTTGGAACGTGTAGGGTGATTTCGTCTCATGATGTTGCTCCACTTGCCATAACTGCATGATGATCTGGGATGCTTTACGGAACGTATCATTGAATTGAGTTGTTCTTCCCGTGTTCTTCCACAAGAGATAACTGAGCTGAATCGGATAAGCCAGTGAGTCGATCTCATACTTCCGTTCCCAGATCCAATCATTCATCTGCGTCAGGTCTTCCTGATGTCCTTTTCCACTCTCCGTCTCATTAAAAGCGTTTGCATAAGGGTCCAGGAGAATATATTTCAGTTGACGTTCAACCAGTCCAGCGATCATGTCGGCAATATCTTCATCCTCTGAAGCGAGAAGCAGATAAGGTCTGACCTGAGCGGCAGAATCACGTAACCACATGGCAGGAATATCTCCCGTAATCACAAAAGTTGTTCCATCTTCTTTGCGCTGAATTGTAGTCGCCATCGTATTGGTAAAACAATTTTTGAACATTTGGTTGAGTTCCGGATGGTCCGGCATACGTTGCTTAACCTGATCAATCATGTCGTATATCGAGGGGGAAATTTCTTGATTATCTCTGGGTTTCAGCATGTTGTCCTCCTTATGTAATCCAGTTTATTAACCGCTTTCATCATCCTAAAACGAATATAATGTTATGTCAATATATTTATTTGTATATTAGCATGTTATTTTAATTTAAAGACACCAAATAATATACCATTTAAAGCAATTCTCCCCATTTTATCCGCACCAAAAAGAGGCCTCGTTTATACGAAGCCCCTGATTGAACACAATGAATATTAAGTTGTTATAATTAACCCTTTTGTTTCACCATACTCGTTGACTTACCCTTCACCAATCGGGCAGGTAAAACAACTCTGTTCACTGTCATTTCGTTGTTCTGCATACTTTGAAGCACCATCTCGAACGCCTGTTTTCCCATATCAAACTGGCTTTGTCTCATATGTGTTACACGGCTTCCTTCGGCAGCGTTTGGACTGTCAAAGCAAATGATGGACATATCTTCCGGGATCCTCAGACCAAGCCGATCCGCTGCCTGTTCTGCAAGTAAAGCAATATGATACTCCGCAGCAAAGAGTGCAGTAATCTGGGGGTATTTCTGTAAATGTTCCACCAATGTCTCCACATCACGTACCTCGACTTGAGGATCGAACACACTTGGCAGTGTCGAAAGAAAAGATTCTAACCACAGTTCCCTGTTCACCAGCACCCCTTGATCGTGATGAGACTCAATGATTCCTTCAATTCGTTCTTCAATCGGTGTAGTGTTCGCCGGAGGCTGCGTCAGAAAAGCGATATGTCGGTGACCTAGATCGAACAAATAATTCATCCCTTCTCGCGCCGCGCCTACATTATCCGTACTGACAGATGAAGCCGGAATTCCTTTCAAGTACCGGTCAATCAGGACAAATGGGAATTTGTTAACGACCAGTTTAAGAATCTCATCGCTGAAATATTCACCCTGTGCCGGGAAAATAATCAATCCATCCACACCCAGTTCCAGCAGTTCCTGAATGCTCTGTTCCTCCTGCTCGGGAATCCCGAAGGAACGTCTAAGTACGAGAAAACAATCATGCTCTCGCGAAGCTTCTTCCATACCATATAACAGTTCTGTACCATACATATCACTGAAATTAGTAATGACCAGACCAATGAGCAGCTTCTTCTCTGGATCTTTAACCGAAGCACGCGGAGCAGGTCTGTTAGGTCTTTCCTGTAACATATCTGCTGTGTCGGCTACAAAGGAACCCCGTCCCGGCTGACGAACAATTAATTGTTCACTCGCCAGCATCTCAAGTGCTTTTTTAGTTGTAATCCGGCTCACTCCGAATTCATCACATAATTCCTTCTCCGAAGGAACACGCTCACCCACTTGATATTGATGAAGCTGTATCCGTTCGCGCAAGGATTCAAAGATCTGTTCATACATCGGCTTGGATGCCGAATCTTTCCCCAATACAAGCACCTCCATAAATACCCATACTTCTCATGTTCTACATCCTAATATATCATGTTATATCATTAATGTGAAGAAAGAGGCAACTCACCTGCTGTCATATGAGAGCAAAAGAAAAAGCATCCCAATAGATGCATCAGTAATCTTAGGCGTCAGATGTGAATCGAGATACAACAAAAAGCCGACAAGCCCTGATACCTTGGCTTATCGGCTTCTTGCTTAGATGGTCAAAATGTAGTAATCATCCATATCATACTTCGAATAATTAAGGTTGCAGACCCTCAGCGGACGGTGGACTCACTTCCGTTCCATTCTCTTCAGGGCTCGAATCTGGTTCTGGAACGGATTGTTCTTGTGCTGCGCTGACGAACAATCGTCCAGCTGCTTCCGACTCTACTTTGTTGCCTGCTGCATCCTGAGCACGAATCACAATGACTCCACCCTCAAGAACAAGGGATGAAGGTGTTGTGTACGTACCTGTGTAACGACCAGGTTCAGTCTCCACCAATGGAACCTCTCCTGCCCCCTGGGCATTCAGATTCAGCGGTAACTGAATACGGAAAGATGCTTGCAGACCAGGTTTACTGTCAAATGAAACGGTAACACTCTCCCCTGATGTGATTCGAACATCCTCAGCCGGAGTAATATTCGTAAGTTCTGGCAACGCCGTTTCCACATAGACGGTGCGGGTTACCGTTGTTTTGTTGCCAGCGAGATCGGTTGCTGTAATGGTAATCGTGTTCTCGCCTTCGTTAACCAATACGCGATGACTGAAACTTCTGTCTTTGCCCACTTGTACGGTTTGTCCGTTAACAGTCAACTTATCGAGGAATTGTTCCACGACATTACCCGTTACGTGAACAACTTCCGCATTGATGCGATCTCCTTGAGTTGGCGTAACAATGGTCAACTGCGGTT
The nucleotide sequence above comes from Paenibacillus sp. W2I17. Encoded proteins:
- a CDS encoding carbohydrate ABC transporter permease, with protein sequence MVKHGLQRKIQYGILVFLGLCFLLPLLWIILASFDPNAQQGIKMPSTWTIQNFKDVLGDSSNLRSFGVGLILSGGQAILVVLVSVLAAYPLSRYEMRFKKSFLLSILFMTALPITAVMVPVFQMFLFFKMQNSIIATMLFLTASSLPYGIWMMKNFMDSVPIDLEESAWIDGASVWSSLRRIVAPLMLPGIATIAIFTFSGSWGNFFVPYILLQTPEKLPASVTIYQFFGSHGMVEYGRLAAFSLLYTMPSVVLYIFSQRYMSKGFSMGGATKG
- a CDS encoding carbohydrate ABC transporter permease, producing the protein MKRKAPGSFLFLMPSVLLLLVFFIVPIILTICFAFTNMALTGAAAKSLEFVGFQNFINMFHDPDFRISVWRTLVFLIFSAVIGQVLLGFILALLMKEKNVTFRRVIGIIVIAGWVTPEIVVAFCMVAFFSDNGSLNQILGWFGANPVSWLFSFPMVSVIIANIWHGTAFSMMVYQSALDDIPKEVEEAAIIDSATGFQIVRHITIPMVKGSIVTNMMLVTLQTLGVFTLIYTMTGGGPGTSTQTLPIFMYNQAFVNYQFGYGTAISLVLLFIGIIASLFYMRSMKVKV
- a CDS encoding GntR family transcriptional regulator gives rise to the protein MLVLGKDSASKPMYEQIFESLRERIQLHQYQVGERVPSEKELCDEFGVSRITTKKALEMLASEQLIVRQPGRGSFVADTADMLQERPNRPAPRASVKDPEKKLLIGLVITNFSDMYGTELLYGMEEASREHDCFLVLRRSFGIPEQEEQSIQELLELGVDGLIIFPAQGEYFSDEILKLVVNKFPFVLIDRYLKGIPASSVSTDNVGAAREGMNYLFDLGHRHIAFLTQPPANTTPIEERIEGIIESHHDQGVLVNRELWLESFLSTLPSVFDPQVEVRDVETLVEHLQKYPQITALFAAEYHIALLAEQAADRLGLRIPEDMSIICFDSPNAAEGSRVTHMRQSQFDMGKQAFEMVLQSMQNNEMTVNRVVLPARLVKGKSTSMVKQKG
- a CDS encoding glycoside hydrolase family 125 protein, which codes for MLKPRDNQEISPSIYDMIDQVKQRMPDHPELNQMFKNCFTNTMATTIQRKEDGTTFVITGDIPAMWLRDSAAQVRPYLLLASEDEDIADMIAGLVERQLKYILLDPYANAFNETESGKGHQEDLTQMNDWIWERKYEIDSLAYPIQLSYLLWKNTGRTTQFNDTFRKASQIIMQLWQVEQHHETKSPYTFQRLDAPETDTLTREGRGTETVYTGMTWSGFRPSDDRCEYGYLIPSNMFAVVALRYLQEIAEAVFEDETLAATAKQLEQEINKGIQDYGTVEHPEYGTIYAYETDGKGNHNLMDDANVPSLLSLPYLGYVEENDEVYQNTRRFILSSHNPYFYEGTAAAGIGSPHTPEGYIWHIALSMQGLTTEDRNEKLRLLQLIHKTDADTGLTHEGFSANNPHEYTRPWFSWSNMLFSELIMDYCGFRVQK
- a CDS encoding extracellular solute-binding protein; this translates as MRKISLKMPVAAVMTSLLILTTACSGGSSSTGITSDGKKEVTVSFRSSGSEDTLTKFFQSGLVDQFEKENPDIKINIAPVLASEGDYTSKMVLQMKSPDTAPDVIAEDTSIIKSDAAAGYLEPLDTQVQGWSDWEEHIIDNLKAGVTGEDGKVYGVPATSDTRGIWYNKELFQQAGLEVPFKPASWAEVLEAARTIKQKLPGVTPLNMIVGKANGEGVTMQTLEMLLYGTADTLYNDTSKKWVVNSPGLLDSFKFIDQVFNTDKTGPTMQVALNGQAGSIAFQQQFPQDKLAMAVDGSWAGSTWAENGAAPIANVEEKIGFAPFPTQNGEEPGATTMSGGWAWSVPAQAKNKEAAWKFIEFLMNKENATARVVAEGSLSPRNDSTEVEGYTERPYTKEAQELLNVAHFRPANDQYAAVSAQLQSIVESIASGKLTPEEGVTQLKDNVSRSLGADSIEEK